One window from the genome of Enterococcus haemoperoxidus ATCC BAA-382 encodes:
- a CDS encoding two-component system regulatory protein YycI: protein MDFKRIEWIFFLAFLGLNMFLFGIYQKGIKEESSVSFSDQTDSIEKRLDKDGITFKGTLSGEKKEGYYLSGEQTNFYEAIQSERENRDRNFFKNGIEMIDNSLTVYPQMNYTQMSYFVDEKNIGKSLEAFLNDKDSVLFGSQYRYLPDFSTLNGEFPEIIVSQSYKGIPFKDDTAQISLKLEKSDETDGLHKIYKYTQTHIQAMEELRDKMDLSSERDAIETLYINNKIPSNAKISFRELAYTRIYKIREKNVYVPVWFVGVKSSGSNLQIEQVNAMSNTIITNNTVPKVENQ, encoded by the coding sequence ATGGACTTCAAACGAATTGAGTGGATTTTTTTCCTAGCCTTTTTGGGCTTGAATATGTTTCTTTTCGGCATTTATCAAAAAGGGATAAAAGAAGAGAGCAGTGTTTCTTTTTCTGATCAAACAGACAGTATTGAAAAACGTTTAGACAAAGATGGAATCACCTTTAAAGGTACTCTTTCTGGAGAAAAAAAAGAGGGCTATTATTTAAGCGGTGAACAAACGAACTTTTATGAAGCAATTCAAAGTGAGCGGGAAAATAGAGACCGTAATTTTTTTAAGAATGGCATTGAAATGATCGATAATTCACTAACGGTTTACCCTCAGATGAATTATACTCAAATGAGCTATTTTGTTGATGAAAAGAATATTGGGAAGTCCTTAGAAGCTTTTTTGAATGATAAAGACAGTGTCTTATTCGGTAGTCAATACCGTTATTTACCTGACTTTTCTACTTTAAATGGAGAATTTCCGGAAATAATTGTATCTCAAAGCTATAAAGGAATCCCTTTTAAAGATGATACCGCACAAATTTCTCTGAAATTGGAAAAATCAGATGAAACAGATGGTTTACACAAAATCTACAAGTATACACAAACTCATATTCAAGCCATGGAAGAATTACGAGATAAGATGGATTTGTCTTCTGAACGTGATGCTATTGAAACGTTGTATATCAATAACAAAATTCCGAGTAATGCTAAGATTTCATTTAGAGAGTTAGCATATACAAGGATTTATAAAATTCGTGAGAAAAATGTGTATGTTCCTGTGTGGTTTGTCGGTGTCAAGTCTAGTGGTAGTAATTTGCAAATTGAGCAAGTGAAT
- a CDS encoding YycH family regulatory protein has product MKITEKIVRFGLIFLVLLSLYFSVSIWLSSSKKEQPIKNDSQLTTAVVNERVDTDVFLPLRLIRMQDGKSEMNTSENLITNIQNEIKHSSFGNLMQTVVGDSEQFEKNLSMEQGFELLYEGPFLLSEYISVYNLGLKSADISIDDSYFTCIQVDLTHNKIRFLDFNRKDVYEASITIDTEKVLTLMNKVGIQYSQISEQQAVAGKHYYLSEDLKMKKYSYILASQPVTKFRNAFFANVEDIQTNEDSKDLSYTSGSERLTADEKLGTIHFNGELVSRTAKDNIYSDSFKYIKKLGTNMGNIRYFDRTDAEINYRTFVEGFPVFSENDKGQVRITIGNDKAEKSTVVIETSVDTIQVPIPSEEEVVLKSTESLLEQLIANGANSEKINSMVIGYTWHKIEEITQVVDLTPEWYIRYDNKWYPERELLEKLANLEVE; this is encoded by the coding sequence ATGAAAATAACAGAAAAAATCGTAAGATTCGGCTTGATTTTCTTAGTACTACTCAGTTTGTATTTTTCAGTTAGCATTTGGCTTAGTTCCTCAAAAAAAGAACAGCCTATCAAAAATGACTCTCAACTTACGACAGCAGTTGTAAATGAACGAGTGGATACGGATGTATTTTTACCGTTACGTTTAATTCGTATGCAGGATGGAAAGTCGGAAATGAATACGAGTGAGAATCTGATCACAAATATTCAAAATGAAATAAAGCATAGTTCTTTTGGGAACTTGATGCAAACCGTGGTAGGAGATTCAGAACAGTTTGAAAAAAACTTGTCAATGGAACAAGGATTTGAACTACTATACGAAGGGCCATTTTTGTTAAGTGAATATATTTCTGTTTATAATTTAGGGTTGAAATCAGCGGATATCAGCATCGATGATAGTTACTTTACGTGTATTCAAGTGGATTTAACTCATAATAAGATTCGTTTTTTGGATTTTAACCGTAAAGATGTCTATGAAGCATCAATTACAATCGATACTGAAAAAGTATTAACCTTAATGAACAAAGTTGGTATACAATATAGCCAAATTTCAGAGCAACAAGCTGTTGCTGGGAAGCATTATTATTTATCAGAAGATCTTAAAATGAAAAAATATAGCTACATTTTAGCATCTCAGCCTGTAACAAAATTCCGTAATGCTTTTTTCGCTAATGTTGAAGATATTCAAACAAACGAAGATAGCAAAGACTTGTCCTATACAAGTGGGAGTGAACGATTAACAGCTGATGAAAAATTGGGAACGATCCACTTTAATGGAGAATTAGTGTCTAGAACAGCAAAAGACAATATCTACTCAGATAGTTTCAAATATATAAAAAAATTAGGAACGAATATGGGGAATATCCGTTACTTTGACCGGACGGATGCTGAAATCAATTATCGAACATTTGTAGAAGGATTCCCCGTCTTTAGTGAAAATGATAAAGGTCAAGTTCGGATCACGATCGGTAATGATAAAGCTGAAAAATCAACAGTAGTAATTGAGACCAGTGTTGATACGATCCAAGTACCGATTCCATCAGAGGAAGAAGTTGTCTTGAAGAGTACTGAAAGTTTACTGGAGCAATTGATTGCAAATGGTGCTAACTCAGAAAAAATCAATTCAATGGTAATTGGCTATACTTGGCATAAAATCGAAGAAATAACACAAGTTGTTGATCTGACTCCAGAGTGGTACATCCGCTATGATAACAAATGGTATCCAGAGCGCGAATTATTGGAAAAACTGGCCAATTTGGAGGTGGAATAA
- the walK gene encoding cell wall metabolism sensor histidine kinase WalK yields MKKKVHFFQSVNFKIALSFILLLLIAIQIIGGYFIRELESTTINDYKQNVDRQVNQLASTLSPKLGEKDRDRTEIDANLKKTLSDFSASETIEARVVDDKGIVRATSDLNRQGIVGKKNDYRDLNDFSAKKYSAIDNDKRVYINVQPIQSPTGDTVIGVLYVKSNTENKYQEITDTARIFFTASIIAGAISIIVTILIARSITQPIGEMREQALRIAKGDYTGKVKVYDKDELGQLAETFNQLSERIEEAQETMEAERNRLDSVLAHMTDGVIATDRRGKVITINEMALSLLNVKDEDVIGSSLLELLDIETDYTLRKLLEEPEEILIDRSASSMEEDQMIIRVDFAMIRRESGFITGLVCVLHDVTEQEKNERERREFVSNVSHELRTPLTSMRSYIEALSEGAWENPEIAPNFLKVTLEETDRMIRMINDLLNLSRMDSGNGELQLEYVNFNELINFVLDRFDMMVESNDKKYTIHREFTKRDLWVELDTDKVMQVLDNILNNAIKYSPDGGEITCRLLETHNNVVFSVTDQGLGIPKKDVNKVFERFYRVDKARAREQGGTGLGLAISREVVKAHNGAIWVESQEGQGSTFYISLPYEPYEEDWWE; encoded by the coding sequence ATGAAGAAAAAAGTTCACTTTTTTCAATCGGTAAATTTTAAGATTGCATTATCATTTATTTTGTTATTATTGATTGCGATCCAAATTATCGGCGGATATTTCATCCGTGAACTGGAATCGACAACAATTAACGATTATAAACAAAATGTTGATCGGCAGGTAAACCAATTAGCCAGCACTCTTAGTCCCAAGCTCGGCGAAAAAGATCGTGATCGAACAGAAATCGATGCCAATTTGAAAAAAACATTAAGTGATTTTTCAGCTTCTGAGACGATTGAAGCCCGTGTGGTAGATGATAAAGGAATCGTAAGGGCAACCAGCGATTTAAATCGACAAGGAATTGTTGGCAAGAAAAATGATTATCGAGACTTGAATGACTTCAGTGCCAAAAAATATTCAGCCATTGATAATGATAAACGTGTATACATTAATGTTCAGCCTATCCAATCCCCGACTGGCGACACAGTCATCGGGGTTCTTTACGTTAAAAGTAATACGGAAAACAAATATCAGGAGATCACTGATACGGCTCGGATCTTTTTTACTGCCTCAATAATAGCAGGTGCGATCTCGATCATCGTTACAATTTTGATTGCAAGATCGATTACTCAACCAATTGGAGAAATGCGAGAACAAGCTTTACGAATTGCTAAAGGCGATTACACTGGCAAAGTTAAAGTTTATGATAAAGATGAATTAGGGCAATTGGCAGAAACGTTCAATCAGCTTTCTGAACGGATCGAAGAAGCACAAGAAACGATGGAAGCTGAGCGTAATCGTTTAGATAGTGTACTGGCCCACATGACAGATGGGGTTATTGCAACAGATCGACGAGGCAAAGTTATTACAATCAATGAAATGGCCCTGTCTTTATTGAATGTGAAAGACGAAGACGTAATTGGTTCTTCTTTACTGGAACTATTAGACATTGAAACAGATTATACATTGCGAAAATTGTTAGAAGAGCCAGAAGAGATTTTAATTGATCGTTCCGCATCGTCAATGGAAGAAGATCAAATGATTATTCGTGTTGATTTTGCAATGATCCGTCGAGAATCTGGATTTATTACGGGACTTGTCTGTGTATTACATGATGTAACAGAACAAGAGAAAAATGAACGTGAACGTCGAGAATTTGTTTCGAATGTCTCTCATGAGCTACGTACGCCATTAACGAGTATGCGTAGTTATATTGAAGCTTTAAGTGAAGGGGCATGGGAAAATCCTGAAATTGCGCCTAACTTTTTGAAAGTAACACTGGAAGAAACGGATCGAATGATTCGTATGATCAATGATTTATTAAATCTTTCAAGAATGGATTCCGGCAATGGTGAATTACAGTTGGAATATGTCAATTTCAATGAATTGATCAATTTTGTTTTAGATCGGTTTGATATGATGGTTGAATCAAATGATAAAAAGTATACGATTCATCGCGAATTCACAAAACGTGATTTGTGGGTGGAATTAGATACGGATAAAGTGATGCAAGTGTTAGATAATATTTTGAATAATGCAATCAAATACTCACCAGATGGCGGAGAAATTACGTGCCGTCTACTTGAAACCCATAATAATGTTGTTTTCAGTGTAACCGATCAAGGATTGGGTATCCCTAAAAAAGATGTTAACAAGGTCTTCGAGCGTTTCTATCGTGTTGACAAAGCACGTGCTAGAGAACAAGGTGGGACGGGTCTGGGGCTTGCTATTTCAAGAGAAGTAGTGAAAGCACACAATGGCGCGATTTGGGTGGAAAGTCAGGAAGGTCAAGGTTCTACTTTTTATATCTCCCTGCCTTATGAACCATATGAGGAGGACTGGTGGGAATGA
- the yycF gene encoding response regulator YycF — MKKILVVDDEKPISEIVKYNLTKEGYEVFTAYDGEEAVEKVKEVEPDLIILDLMLPKMDGLEVAREVRKTYDMPIIMVTAKDSEIDKVLGLELGADDYVTKPFSNRELVARVKANLRRGATSAKEAESTTQSELTIGDLTIHPDAYMVSKRGGKIELTHREFELLYYLAKHIGQVMTREHLLQTVWGYDYFGDVRTVDVTVRRLREKIEDSPSHPTYLVTRRGVGYYLRNPEQE, encoded by the coding sequence ATGAAAAAAATATTAGTTGTAGATGATGAAAAGCCGATTTCAGAGATTGTGAAATACAATCTTACTAAAGAAGGATATGAAGTATTCACTGCCTATGATGGTGAAGAAGCTGTTGAAAAAGTCAAAGAAGTAGAGCCAGATTTAATTATCTTAGATTTGATGTTGCCAAAAATGGATGGTCTGGAAGTTGCCAGAGAAGTTCGTAAAACTTATGATATGCCAATCATTATGGTAACTGCTAAAGATTCAGAGATCGATAAGGTTTTAGGATTAGAATTAGGAGCAGATGATTATGTGACAAAACCATTCTCTAACCGAGAACTTGTGGCCCGTGTCAAAGCAAATTTACGTCGTGGTGCAACAAGTGCAAAAGAAGCAGAATCAACTACTCAATCGGAACTTACGATCGGAGATTTAACGATCCATCCAGATGCCTATATGGTATCAAAACGTGGAGGAAAAATTGAGCTGACTCATCGTGAGTTTGAATTGCTTTATTATTTAGCTAAACATATCGGTCAAGTAATGACTCGTGAACATTTACTTCAAACTGTTTGGGGTTATGATTATTTTGGTGATGTTCGAACAGTGGATGTGACCGTGCGCCGTTTAAGAGAGAAGATCGAAGACAGTCCAAGTCATCCGACTTATTTAGTCACACGTCGTGGTGTTGGTTATTATCTTCGAAACCCTGAACAGGAGTAG
- a CDS encoding S66 family peptidase: MKAPRLQAGDEIRVIAPSTSFARLSDLGITSAEKKLTDLGFKVTFAEHTNEQDVLGSSSIMSRVKDLHAAFSDDNVKGILTAIGGFNSNELLPYLDFELIKRHPKVFCGYSDITALCNAITAKTKLLTYVGPHFSSFQMDELQDYQTETFLHATTDEKAFDVSASESWSQDEWYLPDPKRTLFANDWKVYSHSEPVTGTCYGGNLGTFQLLFGTRFLPDLERSILFVENAEENDYHDFARGLAALLQVVKHPQALLIGRFPKETDMTEERLLAILSKYPLLREIPVIYDMNFGHTQPIFTIPIGDQATVDTTNKKITFF; encoded by the coding sequence ATGAAAGCACCACGATTACAAGCAGGTGATGAAATCCGAGTCATCGCGCCATCTACTAGTTTTGCACGTTTGAGTGATTTGGGGATTACGTCCGCTGAGAAAAAATTGACGGATTTAGGATTCAAAGTTACTTTTGCTGAACACACAAATGAACAAGATGTTCTTGGCTCTTCTTCAATCATGAGTCGTGTCAAAGATTTACATGCCGCTTTTTCAGATGACAATGTCAAAGGAATTTTAACAGCGATCGGTGGGTTCAATAGTAATGAATTATTGCCTTATCTTGATTTTGAACTAATCAAACGTCACCCAAAAGTTTTTTGCGGTTATAGTGATATCACCGCATTGTGTAATGCGATCACAGCTAAAACGAAGTTATTGACGTATGTTGGCCCGCATTTTTCTAGTTTTCAAATGGATGAACTGCAAGATTATCAAACTGAAACCTTTTTGCACGCAACGACTGATGAGAAAGCGTTTGACGTATCTGCCTCTGAATCATGGAGCCAAGACGAATGGTATTTACCTGATCCCAAAAGGACATTATTTGCCAATGATTGGAAAGTTTACAGCCATTCTGAACCTGTGACGGGTACTTGTTACGGTGGTAATTTAGGTACTTTCCAATTGCTTTTTGGTACTCGTTTTTTACCAGATCTCGAACGATCGATTTTATTTGTTGAAAATGCTGAAGAAAATGATTACCATGATTTTGCTCGTGGACTAGCTGCCTTACTTCAAGTAGTAAAGCACCCACAAGCCTTGCTGATTGGGCGTTTTCCTAAAGAAACAGACATGACAGAAGAACGGCTTTTAGCGATTTTATCAAAGTATCCTTTATTACGAGAGATTCCTGTGATTTATGATATGAATTTTGGTCACACGCAACCTATTTTTACGATTCCAATCGGTGATCAAGCAACAGTTGATACAACAAACAAGAAAATCACCTTTTTCTAA
- a CDS encoding MIP/aquaporin family protein, producing MKKAIAECLGTFILVFFGTATAVLGGGIEGIGTTGIALAFGLTIIAAAYSIGTISGAHLNPAVSLGMWVNKRISTMDLVYYIVGQIIGGLIASFALLSILNASGRETTNLGQNGFGDFSAVGALTVEIILTFIFVLVIMTVTSAKKGNAKLAGIVIGLTLTMIHLVGIPLTGTSVNPARSLGPAIFAGGEALSQVWVFIVAPLIGGVLAALVSKYLLDTEE from the coding sequence ATGAAAAAAGCAATTGCAGAATGTCTAGGAACATTTATCCTAGTTTTCTTTGGTACAGCAACCGCTGTTTTAGGAGGCGGGATTGAAGGAATTGGTACAACAGGAATCGCTTTGGCTTTTGGTTTGACGATCATTGCAGCAGCTTACAGCATTGGTACGATCTCTGGTGCTCATTTAAATCCAGCAGTTTCATTGGGTATGTGGGTCAATAAACGAATCTCAACTATGGATTTGGTTTATTATATCGTTGGTCAAATCATTGGTGGTTTGATTGCTTCTTTTGCATTATTATCAATTTTGAATGCATCTGGAAGAGAAACAACAAACTTAGGTCAAAATGGTTTTGGTGACTTTAGTGCAGTTGGTGCTTTAACCGTGGAAATTATTTTAACATTTATTTTTGTTTTGGTTATCATGACTGTCACAAGTGCTAAAAAAGGCAATGCGAAATTGGCCGGAATCGTGATTGGTTTGACATTAACAATGATTCACCTAGTGGGAATTCCGCTAACTGGTACATCTGTCAACCCAGCGAGAAGCTTAGGTCCAGCAATTTTTGCTGGAGGAGAAGCATTATCTCAAGTTTGGGTATTTATTGTAGCGCCGCTTATCGGTGGTGTACTTGCTGCTTTAGTTAGCAAATACTTACTTGATACTGAAGAGTAA
- a CDS encoding DegV family protein: protein MNKEKIALLVDSGTDVPKELVEQYGMYMIPLQIIYKDRIYTDKVDITPEEVYERLSVEIPSTSLPDGETITKIFEKIKADGYEKVLAVTISSGLSGTFNVVRLIAEEFEGLETLVLDTKNIGIGSGLQAIEAAKLIEADLPWDEIKTKLTNNVAKAKVFFNVATLEYLQKGGRIGLVASILGNALKLNPIISCNGEGVYHTVAKARGRKKSLDKTFELVKAFVGDHKKFVLAVAQGQAVEEAERFYEKLNEQFPQAEKIYFGTISPALVVHTGPGLLGIGIQLLD, encoded by the coding sequence ATGAATAAAGAAAAAATTGCATTATTAGTAGATTCAGGGACAGATGTGCCTAAGGAATTAGTCGAACAATATGGAATGTATATGATTCCGTTGCAAATTATTTATAAAGATCGTATTTACACAGATAAAGTAGATATCACACCAGAGGAAGTTTATGAGCGTTTATCTGTGGAAATTCCAAGTACATCATTGCCAGATGGTGAAACAATCACGAAAATTTTTGAAAAAATCAAAGCAGATGGGTATGAAAAAGTTTTAGCTGTTACGATTTCCAGTGGATTGAGTGGAACATTCAATGTGGTTCGCTTGATTGCAGAAGAATTTGAAGGATTGGAAACGTTAGTTTTAGATACAAAAAATATCGGAATCGGAAGCGGCCTTCAAGCGATTGAAGCAGCTAAGTTGATTGAAGCAGACCTTCCGTGGGATGAAATCAAAACGAAATTAACGAACAATGTAGCTAAAGCGAAAGTCTTTTTCAATGTTGCAACGCTAGAATATTTGCAAAAAGGTGGCCGAATTGGATTGGTTGCTTCAATTTTAGGAAATGCACTAAAACTAAATCCAATCATTTCTTGTAACGGCGAAGGTGTTTATCATACTGTAGCTAAAGCGCGCGGTAGAAAGAAGAGCTTAGATAAAACGTTTGAATTAGTAAAAGCGTTTGTTGGTGATCATAAGAAATTCGTTTTAGCGGTTGCCCAAGGGCAAGCGGTAGAAGAAGCAGAACGTTTTTATGAAAAATTGAATGAACAGTTTCCTCAAGCTGAGAAAATTTATTTTGGAACGATCAGCCCAGCGTTAGTTGTTCATACAGGACCAGGACTTTTAGGGATCGGAATCCAACTTTTAGACTAA
- a CDS encoding DUF1836 domain-containing protein — protein sequence MNEIKSSLEVWGKELVDVHLPRWHELPELELYMDQVITLVERYLSPVILKKKHTLLTSSMVNNYVKLGLIPAPNKKRYNQKHLAFLIAITLLKQVLTIPEIKQGIVYQGAAVGIREAYNLFCDEQEAALAVVVAQALGNEPVAAFDQPIPVEFLIVKGATLSFATKLFTEKVIELAQKNLEEDGEQADE from the coding sequence GTGAATGAAATAAAATCCTCTTTAGAAGTTTGGGGAAAAGAATTGGTGGATGTCCACTTGCCGAGATGGCACGAATTACCCGAATTAGAGTTATATATGGATCAAGTAATCACACTTGTTGAACGATACTTGTCACCTGTTATTTTAAAGAAAAAGCATACCTTGCTAACTTCATCGATGGTCAATAATTATGTGAAATTAGGACTGATTCCAGCACCGAATAAAAAACGTTACAATCAAAAGCATTTAGCTTTCTTAATAGCTATTACCCTTTTAAAGCAAGTTTTAACTATACCAGAAATCAAACAAGGTATTGTTTATCAAGGTGCAGCAGTTGGGATTCGTGAAGCCTATAATCTTTTTTGCGATGAGCAAGAAGCAGCCTTAGCAGTGGTTGTTGCTCAAGCGTTAGGGAATGAACCAGTCGCAGCATTCGATCAACCAATACCTGTAGAATTTTTAATTGTAAAAGGTGCAACGTTATCTTTTGCGACCAAATTATTTACTGAAAAGGTCATTGAATTAGCACAAAAAAACTTAGAAGAAGATGGAGAACAAGCGGATGAATAA
- a CDS encoding MarR family winged helix-turn-helix transcriptional regulator: protein MEEQTLMEQFLSLQAMMQRYFMKRRREHGPFGNPHRGQGRVLNLLKIKPETTQKELSYLLDMRPQSLGELLGKLEKNGYISREPLESDRRVMVIRLTEAGMVAADNSKQEEETIFDVLSESEQESFKGIMNKLLEALEAEIPEEERDFRGHHRRGRHGGHGFGGGPGKMDASFDPRNMFGSPDFPHRGKFGFDPFKRNTEDDDGFNDF from the coding sequence ATGGAAGAGCAAACATTGATGGAACAGTTTCTAAGTTTACAAGCAATGATGCAAAGGTATTTTATGAAACGTCGCAGAGAGCACGGTCCTTTTGGCAATCCACATAGAGGGCAGGGGCGAGTCTTGAATTTGTTAAAAATAAAACCAGAAACAACTCAAAAAGAATTGTCTTACTTACTGGATATGCGTCCGCAATCTTTAGGAGAACTATTAGGTAAGTTAGAGAAAAATGGTTATATCAGTCGTGAACCTTTAGAAAGCGACCGACGTGTGATGGTGATTCGCTTAACAGAAGCAGGAATGGTAGCAGCAGATAATAGTAAGCAAGAAGAAGAAACAATTTTTGATGTATTGTCTGAATCAGAACAAGAATCATTTAAAGGTATTATGAATAAATTACTCGAAGCTTTGGAAGCAGAAATTCCAGAAGAAGAGCGTGATTTTAGAGGTCACCATAGACGTGGTAGACATGGAGGCCATGGATTTGGTGGTGGTCCTGGTAAAATGGATGCATCTTTTGATCCTCGCAATATGTTTGGTTCACCTGATTTTCCACACAGAGGTAAATTTGGATTTGATCCGTTCAAACGCAATACTGAAGACGACGATGGTTTTAATGATTTTTAA
- a CDS encoding TIGR01906 family membrane protein, protein MKEKSWIWRERAGIVCLILTIISLSITITINFRLLYVFDIDSLKILDYVDMDKPTLLKNFDQLMAYLNNPFIHTLQLPDFPSSKSGAFHFYEVKRLFLLCYSVLLVTVIPSIFFVFRLVKVKRVWRLIRPFQWGIIIPVFFGVLMAIGFDQFFVAFHGVFFNNDDWLFDPATDPIINVLPEAFFMHSFILFFVLLELFFLIGIVAGKRELKKI, encoded by the coding sequence ATGAAAGAAAAAAGTTGGATCTGGCGCGAACGTGCCGGAATCGTTTGTCTGATTTTGACCATCATTTCTTTAAGCATTACGATCACCATTAATTTTCGTCTATTATATGTTTTTGATATTGATTCGTTGAAGATTCTAGATTATGTAGATATGGACAAGCCAACATTGTTAAAAAACTTTGATCAATTGATGGCCTATTTAAATAATCCATTCATTCACACGCTACAATTACCTGATTTTCCATCATCAAAAAGCGGTGCATTCCATTTTTATGAAGTAAAACGACTTTTTCTACTCTGTTATAGCGTATTACTTGTAACCGTGATTCCAAGTATTTTCTTTGTTTTTCGCTTGGTCAAGGTAAAACGAGTGTGGCGATTGATTCGTCCTTTTCAATGGGGTATTATTATTCCAGTATTTTTTGGGGTATTGATGGCAATTGGTTTTGACCAATTTTTTGTAGCATTTCATGGTGTATTTTTTAATAATGACGATTGGTTATTTGATCCAGCTACTGACCCTATCATAAATGTATTGCCTGAAGCATTTTTTATGCATAGTTTTATTCTGTTTTTTGTTTTATTAGAACTATTCTTTTTAATTGGAATTGTTGCTGGAAAACGCGAACTAAAAAAAATCTAA
- a CDS encoding TIGR01457 family HAD-type hydrolase: MKKHYKGYLIDLDGTIYLGKEAIPAGKRFVEQLQELKLPFLFVTNNTTKTPEAVSDRLAQEFDIHVSPKTVYTASLATIDYMKEQGKGNRVYVIGESGLVDLILSAGFEWDEEKPDYVVVGLDTDINYEKFATAALCIRNGATFIGTNPDKSIPTERGLLPGAGSFISLVQTATQTDPIMIGKPNAVIMNEALKVMKMNKEDVIMVGDNYETDIQSGLQNGIDSLLVLSGFTAKSAVPNLPEQPTYIVDSLDEWAF; this comes from the coding sequence GTGAAGAAGCATTATAAAGGATATTTAATTGATTTAGACGGTACGATCTATTTAGGGAAAGAAGCTATTCCAGCAGGAAAGCGATTTGTGGAACAGCTGCAGGAATTGAAATTGCCTTTTCTTTTTGTGACCAATAATACGACAAAAACGCCTGAGGCAGTTTCTGATCGACTAGCTCAGGAATTTGATATTCACGTATCGCCTAAAACGGTCTATACAGCAAGTCTTGCAACAATCGATTACATGAAAGAACAAGGCAAAGGAAACCGAGTCTATGTGATTGGAGAATCCGGACTTGTTGATTTGATTTTATCTGCAGGTTTTGAGTGGGATGAAGAAAAGCCGGATTACGTGGTTGTTGGACTAGACACAGATATAAATTATGAAAAATTTGCAACGGCTGCTTTGTGTATCCGCAATGGCGCAACGTTTATTGGGACAAACCCAGATAAGAGCATCCCGACAGAACGCGGCTTGTTGCCAGGAGCAGGTTCATTTATTTCTTTAGTTCAAACCGCAACGCAAACAGATCCGATCATGATTGGTAAACCGAATGCGGTCATTATGAATGAAGCGTTAAAAGTCATGAAAATGAATAAAGAAGATGTCATTATGGTTGGCGACAATTATGAAACAGATATTCAGTCTGGTCTTCAAAATGGAATTGATAGTTTACTTGTTTTATCTGGATTTACAGCAAAATCAGCTGTACCGAATTTGCCAGAACAACCGACGTATATTGTTGATTCTTTGGATGAATGGGCTTTTTGA
- a CDS encoding YutD family protein, translated as MTEKVKKPYKSTKPVKHKEEPAATLTEEITAVLEEIKEEPVKEKKKGEIVTLVDDVHVTIGDRQYLLVKNHREAFDGERLGERFSDVLSRYDYIVGDWGYDQLRLKGFFNESNRKAAPEQRIDTLEDYLYEYCNFGCAYFVIERVGGKREKQQTRRKKPTKKSVHQNQAHTEEKRVPVTNKMKPVIKNRKENEPKKAVIGKKENAANKGRSFTIRQREE; from the coding sequence ATGACAGAAAAAGTAAAAAAACCATACAAATCAACGAAACCAGTTAAACATAAAGAAGAACCAGCAGCGACTTTAACAGAAGAAATCACAGCTGTCCTTGAAGAGATAAAAGAAGAACCTGTCAAAGAGAAGAAAAAAGGCGAAATCGTAACGCTTGTTGACGATGTACATGTCACGATCGGCGACCGTCAATATCTTTTAGTAAAAAATCATCGGGAAGCTTTTGATGGAGAACGATTAGGAGAACGTTTTAGTGATGTTCTTTCAAGATATGATTACATTGTGGGAGACTGGGGCTACGATCAACTGCGTTTGAAAGGCTTTTTTAATGAGTCCAACCGTAAAGCCGCTCCTGAACAAAGAATCGATACACTAGAAGATTATTTATATGAGTACTGTAATTTTGGCTGTGCTTATTTTGTGATCGAGAGAGTTGGCGGAAAACGCGAAAAACAACAAACTCGACGTAAGAAACCAACAAAAAAATCAGTCCATCAAAATCAAGCCCATACAGAAGAAAAACGTGTGCCTGTAACGAATAAAATGAAGCCCGTGATCAAAAATCGCAAAGAAAATGAACCTAAAAAAGCAGTTATTGGAAAGAAAGAGAATGCGGCTAATAAAGGCCGTTCATTTACAATTCGCCAACGTGAGGAGTAA